AATATATATTCGAGGCACCCTTCTAGATATTCCACAATATACTTCATAAGGTATAGTATTTAATTTTTTAGCAATCTCATCCGCTGTTATTTTTTCTCCCTCTTGATTTCCAAAAATAACTACATCATCACCTAGTTCTACTCCTTCTATATCGGTGACATCTATCATCGTTTGGTCCATACAAATTCTCCCAATTACAGGAGCATATTTCCCTTTTACTAAGACATGATGATTATTAGAGAGTAATCTATTAAAACCATCAGCATATCCTACAGGCAATGTGGCAATTTTGCTTTTTCTTTTAGTTATAAATGTCCTTCCATAACTAATGGAAGTACCTTCAGGTACCTCTTTTATATGCACTATTTTAGTTTTAAAGCCCATAGTTTGTTTTAAATCCAATGGTCTTTCGACTTCTTCTGAAGGATAACTGCCGTATAAAACTATTCCTGGCCTTACCATGTCTAAATAAGTATATTTAAGGTCAATAATTGCTCCACTGTTAGCTATATGCTTTAAAGGAATATTTATCCTTTTTTCTTTTAACCTTTCCAACAATTTTTTGAACACATCAAACTGTTTTTCAGCATATGTTTTATTTTTTTCATCAGAAGTAGCAAAATGACTAAATATGCCTTCTACTTCTACCCCTTCCATTTCCATCATTTTTTCTATCTCTTTTTCAGCTACCTTTAAATCTGTATATCCTATCCGTCCCATACCTGTATCAATTTTTACATGAACTTTAGCCTTCTTACCCACATTTAAGGCAATTCTTTCTAAGTCTTTAACATAGTTTATATCAAAAACAGTTTGAGTTATATTGTGCACAATTAATTCTTTGGCCTGAGTTAAAGGAGTATATCCAATAACGAGTATGGGAATATTAATTCCGCATTCCCTTAATTCTAACGCCTCTTCTATTGTAGCTACTGCCAAATAAGAAACCCCATTTTCTATTAAAACCTTTGCTACTTGACAAGCTCCATGACCATAAGCATTGGCTTTCACTACCCCCATTATTTTTACTTTCTTGCCCACCCATCGCTTTACTTCACTCAAATTATGCACTATATTATCCAAATATATTTCTGCTCTTGTTGGCCTTATATTATCAAACATTAAAAATCCCCCTTGTTTTTCACCTCAAGGATTTTATCACTTTAAGTATCTCCTCTTCATTCAAATCCCCGGTTACTGTAATTTTTACTTGCATACCATTTACCATCGTAGTATATTCCTTTTCCCCATTGTCTTTTTCTTTATAATACACTCCTTCACTCAAAAGAAATCCTTTTTCATTAACTATTTCGTTTTGGTCAACTACAGTTTCAAAAATTTCTATCAAATCCCCACCCGAAGTATACACAAAAGTAACTCCATTATTTTTATTAACATTCACTAATACATTTAAAAGTTTAAAGCCTTGTGGTAAATACACAGGCATTACAGGATTTATGCCGCAATATTTATAAACCTCTTTTGCATCTATTTCTATTACTGGAGAATCTAAAAGATTTCCCGCTAACGTCGTTACGCTATCCTTAGTAAACAACTTGTCATTTATCTCAGGGTTATATTTATAATCCTTATAAGTAATTTTTGAAAAAATTTCATTATTAATATCAAAAATTGTCAATTCTTTAGGTGTCAAATCCTCTTTAGAAAAAGCCATTTGTTCTTTGTACATGAAAATATTTTTATCCAAAATAGGAACTGTTATTAAATAAAATTTATCCATCTCTCTTTTTTCTATCTCTCCACCTGAATTAATATAGTTTTTTATAAAAGAAGTAATCATCGAATACAAAGGAATCTCTTCTGTATTTTCTGCTACAAAAACTTGATTCACCTTTGCAAAATACACATAACTTCTTTTGCCGTCATATACAATAATTTTATCCGGACTCCCATTTTCTTTTAAAACTTCTAATCGAAATTTACCTTTTTTGTAAAATTGCACAACTGCAAATTTGTTATCTATCTTGTTGTTATAAAGCTCTACAATTGCTGTGGCAGTATAACTTTCTAATTTATCTAATTGTTCTTTAATAGAAATAAAAGGATCTTTAACTTTTTTTGTTTTTACTCCACACCCTGAAAGAAGAAATATAAGCACAAAAACAATTACAAAAAAGCTCTTTTTCAACAACTCTCACCCTCTTACAAACCACATTTAAGAGCCTCTGGAATGTTCTCAAGGATATCCATCGCTGTCATTCCATACTCTCCCACATATTCTTTAGCAATATCTCCTGCCTTCCCATGATAAAATACCCCATAAATTGCCGCTTTTTCTTCGCTAAACCCTTGAGCCAAAAAAGCTGTAATCATTCCTGTCAAAACATCTCCACTACCAGCAGTTGCCATCCCGGGATTGCCTGTGCTATTTATATATATGCTTCCTTCTTTTGTCGCTATTACAGTTTTAGCACCTTTAAGTACAAGTGTCACTTTGTACCTATCAATAAAAGTTTTTGCTACTTCAAAAAGATTATTCTTAATCTCATCAATCTCTAGGCCTGTCAATCTTGACATTTCCCCATAATGGGGAGTTAGAATAATTTTTTTACCTTGTATAACTTCCAATCTTCCTACCAAAGCATTGAGAGCATCAGCATCTAAAACTACAGGCTTATCCGTATTTTTTACAATGTCATATACCAATTGTGAAATATCTCTATCATGAGTCAATCCTGGTCCTATAGCAATAACATCACTTTCCTCTATTAACTCTAGTACACTACTTAAAGCATTATGGGATAAAATACCATTTTGTTCCTCTAATCCATAGGTTATAACCTCATAAAGTCCCCCCTGAATTACTGATTGCACACTTTGGGGAACTGCTAATTTCACCAATCCGCAACCTGCCTTAATAGCGCTTTTAGCACTCAAATATGCTGCTCCTGTCATATTTTTAGAACCAGCTATAATCAAAGCTTTACCATAATCTCCTTTATGAGTATTTCCATGCCTTTTTGGAAGCTTTACATCCTCTGAAGTCACAAGGTTATAATTATAACCTACCTCTGCTGCTAACCGGTAAGGAATCCCTATTTCAGCAACACGAACTTCTCCTGCATAATCGGCACCCGGATACACTAATAAGCCTGGCTTTAGAAATTGCATAGTAACTGTTTTAGTAGCCCTAACAGCGCATCCTTCTACTTTACCTGTATCAGCATTTAATCCAGAAGGAATATCGACAGATACCACAATTTTATTGGCTTGGTTTATCATTTCTATAATCTCTTTTGTTATGCCGCTTATTTCTCCTTTAAGCCCAATTCCGTAAATTGCGTCCACAATCACATCGCTGTCTTTAATAGTTTTTTCCAAAAATTTTAGATGTTCTCTTTGAGTAATTTCCGCTACATAAATCCCCATATTTAGGATTGCATCTAAATTTACTTTTGCATCCCCTGAAATAGCACCTAAACTTGTAGTTAAAAATACTTTTACATCGACTCCCCAATTATGAAGATTTCTAGCCACTACATAGCCATCTCCACCATTATTCCCCTTTCCAGATATAACTATTACAGAGTTTAAATTCTCTTCCTCTAAAATCTTTTTCACTTCTAGCGCTGTTTCTCTTCCCGCATTCTCCATTAAACCTATAGAAGGAATTCCTATTTTTTCTATAGCTATTTTTTCAACTCCTCTCATCTGTTTTGATGTCAGCACTATCATTTTTTTCACCTCCAATAGCAATAGCACAGCTTATAGCATAGGTCTTCGTATGAGAAATAGACAGCTTTATATCCCTTATTCCCTTTTTGTCTGCAATATTTTTAGCCTTCCCCTTTAAAATTACGGCAGGGGCTCCTTTTTCATCGTGACATATTTCAATATCTTTCCAGCTAAAACCACTGATACCTGTTCCTAAGACTTTTGATATGCTTTCTTTTGCTGAAAAAAAACCCGCTATATGAGGTAATTTCATCCTTTTACTGTTAAAATACTCTATCTCTTTTTGAGTAAATAACCGTTCCAAAAATTTAGAATTTGCATCAAAAGCTTTTTTTATCCTTTCAACTTCTACAATATCCGTTCCCACAAACAGTTCCATATATACAGTTCCTCCAATTATCCTAATTACATTATATTATTTCTCTATTAATTCACAAAATCCTTCAAAAAAATAAAAGAAGGCATGACACCTTCTTAAATAGCAACCTTACACAATTTAGCTTGTCTATCATAGTCACTTATATAATCTTCACACATATCGTCAATTACTTCATACAGATGAACAGGCGATACCGTCATTTCTTTAAAGAATTGTGCTAGCTTGTCCACTTTTTCAAAGTAAGGACTTATATTTGTCACTTTTTCTTCTATTATTTCAATTTTCTCCTTTTCTCCATCAAAAATTTCTTGAAGAATTTTGATCCCATACGACGGCAATTTTACTTCCTCTTTTCCGTTAAAAACACTTATTTCTGACATGACCACTGTGTAGTGAGTAGTTATGTTTCTCCTTTCTTCCTCCCTTGTCGATATGTACTCGCTCACTTTCCTGTAATACATCTTACTATCCCCTCCAATTTATTTTTTAAGATTAATTATTAACTTACAATACATATTAATATATTCTATTTTTTTCTAAAAAATCCTTTATTTTTTTGAAAATTTTTTATCGACAGAAAAGACACTTTTTTTACTTTAACAAACATTTAACAAGTCTATGTAAAACTATTTGGTGTTTTTTGCGATATCGAAAATTGTAAATTATTCTGTCTATGTTCAATATTAGAACTATAATTGTCGAAAAAAATTTATAAAAAATTTCTATCAAAAAAATTTCACAAAATACGAAAACTCTTTTTTAAAGTTTTAATATCTCCTTTATTTTATCCATATATTTTTTCCCTGACCTTTCACCATGTAAAATCATGCTTAAATATGGCTCACTGGTACCTATCAATCGCGACAATTCTTTTTGTGTCATATTCAGTTCCGCCAATCTGTCATTCACTAATTTCCCAAAATCTGTTAACTTTCTTTTCTTCATCAAAGCACCCCCTTGTTTTTTCCTACAAACAAAAGTTAGCATATTTATTCAGTAGGAATAATAAAATATTTGTGTTAAAATAGATAATGATTAAAAATTAACTATTTTAAATATATATCTGAATTACGAAAATGTCAATACTAATATCGTAATTCAGAAAAAAACAAAGGAGGAGTGTTATGGATACAATTGGCGAACGCATAAAATATGCTCGTAAAAAAAATAATTTGACTATAACAGCTTTGAGCAAACTCACAGGATTATCTGTTGGAAATTTAAGTGACCTTGAAAACAACAAATCAATGCCTTCTTCCAATGCTTTGATAAAGTTAAAAAACGCCCTTAATGTTTCAATAGATTGGCTTCTTACTGGCCAACAAATAGAATATGTAAAAGAAGAAGAGGAAAAATACTTATCGAGAGAAGAGTTTGAAAGCATCAGTGAAAAGGATAAAATAATTTTTAAAGCCTTTGAAACATTGCCTGAGGAAAGAAAGAGAGATATAGAAGGATACATAAAAGTGAGTTTGAATACTACTGATTTAGAAGAGTTCATTAAAAAAGAAAAGAAAGTATAATTTTAACCATTATGATTAATTATTAATCATAGTGACAAAAGATTACGGCTGCATTTTGCAGCCGTAATCTTTACTCACCCATGAACATTTTCATATCATCTTCTACGTTTGTGATACCACCAATGCCAAATTTGTCAACTAATACTTTTGTGACATTTGGTGATAAGAAAGCAGGAAGCGTAGGTCCTAAATGAATATTTTTTACTCCGAGGTATAAAAGTGCCAAAAGCACTATAACAGCCTTCTGTTCATACCACGCAATGTTGTAAGAAATAGGAAGCTTGTTTATGTCATTTAAACCAAAGACTTCTTTAAGCTTCATGGCTATCACAGCTAATGAGTAAGAGTCATTGCACTGTCCTGCGTCTAAAACTCTTGGAATTCCGTTTATGTCTCCAAGGTTTAACTTGTTGTACCTGTATTTTGCACAACCTGCAGTTAAAATGACTGTATCTTTAGGAAGAGCTTTAGCAAATTCGGTATAATAGGTTCTGCTCTTCATTCTGCCGTCACAGCCTGCCATTACGAAAAATCTCTTTATAGCTCCTGTCTTTACCGCTTCTACAATTTTATCCGCCAGCTCTAAAACTTGGTTGTGAGCAAAACCACCAATTATTTCCCCTCTTTCAATCTCCACAGGTGGCTTGCATCTCTTTGCATGTTCAATTATTTCTGAAAAGTCCTTCTTTCCGTCGGGACCTTCTGGAATGTATTTTACTCCCTCAAAGCCTACAACACCTGTAGTGTAAACTCTATCCTTGTAGGAATCCTTTGGAGGCACAAGGCAGTTTGTAGTCATTAAAATTGGTCCGTTAAATAGCTCAAACTCCTTATCCTGCTGCCACCATGCATTTCCATAATTACCAACAAAATGCGGATATTTCTTAAAAGCTGGATAATAATGAGCAGGAAGCATTTCTCCATGTGTATAAACATCTACCCCTGTACCAGCAGTTTGCTCTAACAATTGCTCTAAGTCTTTCAAGTCATGACCGCTTATCAATATTCCAGGATTATTTCTCACACCGATATTAACTTTTGTTATCTCAGGATGGCCATAAGTCGAGGTATTTGCTTTGTCAAGGAGCGCCATTGTATCAACACCATATTTTCCTGCCTCGAGTGCAAGAGCCACATAATCATCAGCAGTTAAGCTGTCATCTAAAACTTTAGCTAAAGCCTTTTCCATAAACCTAAATATATTATCATCTTTGTATCCCAGCTGATATGCGTGATATGCATAAGCCGCCATACCTTTTACACCATAAGTGATAAGCTCTCTCAAGGACCTTATATCTTCGTCTTTCGTAGATAAAACTCCTACTTCAGCTGCTATTGCTTCTATATCTTCATCTGTATCATAAACCCAGTTTATTGCCTCACAGGATTCGTCTACTTCAATTCCTGCCTTTTTGAGGTCTTCTTTTATTTCTTCTCTTAATGCAACAGCTTCTTTTATTTTGTTAATAAAGAAGTTTCTGTCAAAATTAACGTTAGTTATTGTGGAAAATAATCCCTCAAAAAGGAATCTGTCCGTCTTCTCTTTATTTACTCCTGCCTCTCTTGCTTTTAAATTTAAAAAAGATATGCCTTTTAATGTAAAAATCAACAAATCTTGCAGATTTGCAACGTCGTATGTCTTACCGCATACACCTCTCACTGTACACCCTATGCCCTGAGAGGCTTCTTGACATTGATAGCAAAACATACTCATTTTACTTCCTCCTTTTTCTAAGTTTTTGCCCACAAATTATGATAAGCTAAAAACTCAAAAGAATCTGTGATAAAAATCACAAAATAAAAGCTCCAAATGAGCATATTCATTTGGAGTCACACATTTATTGTATCCATTTCTATATAAGCATCTGTATTTTCTTCAATATAGTCTACAACCTCTTGAACTATTTTATTTGTTAAAACAGCATCACTGCCACACACCGAAAAACCTATGACAATTGATTTGTGTAAATCTTGATTTTCTATTTCGCATATAGAAACATTATAATGACTTTTTACTTTACCTACAATACTTCTTACAATCATTCTTTTTTCTTTTAAAGAATGAACCCAATTTGCTCTCAGATATATTTTACAATAAGATACAATCATATATATCGCCTTACCTAATTTCCTCCAGAAAATTTTTACAATATAATTATACCTTACATAATAAACTCTTTCAATAAAATCACACCTTCTCTATCTAACGCGTATTATAAATAGAGGCTGGATAGAGAGGAGTGTGAACATATGAAATGGCTAATTATTCTTGGTTTCGCAATATCATCAAGCATAGATAATTTTGGAGTAGGCATTTCCTATGGTATACGAAATATACGAATAAGCCTTTTTTGTAATACAATTATCGCAGTAATCGCTTTTTTGTTTAGCATATCTGGAATTGTCTTTGGCAAATGGTTAAATTCAATACTTCCAGGGTCACTCCCTATTTTTGTAGGAGCTTTTTTGCTGTTTATAATCGGACTTAGAATTATTTTACTGGCTGTCCCTCGTAAATCTTCTTCACAAAACACACAACAAGTATCATCAAAAACTACTTCTATAAAGGGAATTTTAGAAAATCCTGAAATTGTAGATTTAGATAAATCAGGAGAAATAAGTCTATTAGAAGCAATTCTTTTAGGAATTGCCCTTTCGGCAAATGCCCTGACAAACGGATTAGGAGCAGGGCTTTTGGGCTTTTCTCCCTTTGCTATATCTTTCACTACAGCAATTGGAAGCCTTGTTTCTGTATGGGCAGGAGTACAATTCGGGACAAAAGTTGCTAATATACGAATAGGCTCTTTTACTATCGGACAATTTGGCACAATTATAAGCGGGGTTATTTTACTTATAATAGCTTATAAAGCTTTGTTCTAACCTTTAAAATTATAACACTTGACATAATCCCTTGAATATAATGTATTGAAAAAAGTAAAAGCTAAGAGGTGATTTTATGGAAACAGAAGCAATAGAAAGTATCCCAAGAACTTGCCTTCCTCAAATAGGAGCACCTGCCCCAGATTTCAAAGCCAATAGCACTTTTGGACCTATAAAATTATCAGATTATAGAGGTAAATGGATTGTACTATTTTCACATCCAGGAGATTTTACGCCTGTTTGCACTACTGAATTTATAGCTTTCACACAAGTCTATACCAGTTTTGTAGAAAGAAATGTCCAATTGATAGGATTAAGTATAGACAGTAATCCTTCCCATTTAGCTTGGGTACAAAATATATACAAAAATACTGGTATAGAAATTCCTTTCCCTATAATAGAAGATAAAGATATGAAAATAGCAAAATTGTACGGAATGATATCCCCCGCAGAAAGTTCTACAAGTACTGTTAGAGCTGTATTTGTAATTGATGACAAACAGATACTTCGCCTTATACTGTATTATCCTCTCGAAATAGGTAGAAACATCCAAGAAATAATACGAATTATTGATGCACTGCAAACAGTAGATAAATACAAGGTTTTGGCACCCGCCAACTGGTATCCGGGTATGCCTGTCATCGTTCCACCTCCAAAAACTTATGCCGAACTTAAAGAAAGAGTTAAAAACATTGAAGGATATAATTGTACTGACTGGTATTTATGTTATAAAAAAGTTTAAGCCGGAATTTTCCGGCTTAAACTTTTACCTGCTTTGGAAATCGTACACCATCTTTGATATTTGCCTTATTACAGTATATGCATAAGAATCATCTGACCCATCTACATTGTTTGCCAAGACCGTCAAGATATAAGGCTTTGTGGGATGAAAAACTATTGCAGTGTCATTTACAACATTTGAAAGGTTGCCTATTTTGTGTGCTACTTCTATTTCATCAGGTATTGTATATGATATTCTATCGTTGTATATGGTATTTTTGAGATAATACATCAATTCTCCAGCTGTATCCGGATGAGCCTTCACATAATTTAAGAGATTTTCCATATACATACTCATATCTCTTGGGGAAGTAACATTGCTGTTATAAGGTATTACATTTGCTCCTAAGCTTTCCATGAATTTTATATAGTTATCTCGCCCTACAACTCTCATAATCATATTTGATGCTATATTATCACTCTCTTCAATCGAACGTCTTGAAAGCTCTCTTATAGTATAATAACTTCCAACAGGGTCTGCCTGTATAGAACCGGCACCCCCTTCATAGTCAGCTTGAGTGTATTGCACTTTCATATTAGGGTCTATTTTTCCATCGGTTATAAGAGTATAAAGGTAAAAGTTAAGAGGTACTTTATAAGTGCTTGCCGCAATAAACGAATCATAACCGTTTATTTCAAAAGTTTGCCCTGTATTTAAGTCAATAAAGTAAACTCCGTATTTACCAGGATATTGAGATATTAATGCCTGAATGTTATTTTTAAGTTCTTGATAATTTGTAGCATTGTTCAATTGCTGCGGTACTTCAACAGGCGGATGAGGAATTAAAATCTTTTGCCCAACATATAAACTATCCCCATCATTTAATCCATTTGCATCCATTATATTTTGGGCATTCGTTCCATGGCGCTTTGCTATAAAGTATAAGTTGTCACCTGGTTTGACAGAGTAAACTATCGGGTCAGCCCAGGAAACAGTTTCAAGAGCAGCATATGTCTTAGGACCTACAATTCCATCTGGCACAAGATTTTTGGACCTTTGAAAGTCTAAAACTCCATTTAATGTCATTTTACCAAATATGCCATCAACAGTACCTGTATCAAATCCCGCTTTATTTAACATAGCTTGTAATTCTTCTACATCAGTTCCATACGTCCCGCTATATAAAAGCCTTGACCCAAAAGTGAATTTTGGAAGATTTCTTGCATACGAAAATATAGGTATCAATACAACAATAGCAATAATAAGAATCCATGAAAGTATCTTTTTTATATTCTTCAATTTTATCCCCCCATTCAACTCCATATTATACTGTATATAACATCATATTTCAACAAATATATATATCCATATATACCAATTTACAAATATGATTTTATAAATAAAAAGTTTCTTAATGGGGATATTAATTATGAGGTGATTTAAATATGCGCTCAATGTGGAAAGGAGCAATAAGTTTTGGTCTTGTAAGTATCCCCATAAAACTGTATACCGCTACAGAAGACCATGCCATACATTTTAGGCAACTTCACAAAGAATGTAAATCCCCCATAAAATATGAAAAAATATGCCCTGTATGTAATAGACCCGTTTCAGATGAGGAAATAGTACGAGGGTATGAATACGAACCAGGTAAATTTGTCATTATAGATGATGAAGATTTGGAAAGGATACCTATGCCAACAGTTAAAACCATTGATATAGTAGATTTTACCGATATAGGACAAATAGACCCCATATATTATGACAAAACATATTTCATTGTACCTGAAGATATTGGTACAAAGCCTTATGTACTTTTAAGAGATTCTATGAAAGAAACAAAGCGAGTTGCAATAGCGAAAGTGGTAATTAGGTCAAAGCAAAACCTCGCATGCATACGAGTGTATGATGAAAAATACATGGTCATGGAAACAATGCATTTCCCTGATGAAATAAAAAACGCAAACCAGCTTCCTCCCTTAAGAGAAGTCAGCTTACAGGAAAATGAAATAAAAATGGCCAAACAACTTATTGATACTTTGACCTCCGATTTTAAACCCGAAAAATATGATGATAGTTACAGAAAAGCGTTAATTGAAATGATTGAGTCAAAAATACAGGACAAAGATGTAGAAATTCCCCAAAAAGCACCTGAAGCCGATAATGTTCTTGATTTAGTAAGTGCATTAAAAGCGAGTATTGAATCTGTAAAGAATGAAGAAAAAGCAAAAAAAGGACGCAAAAGAAAAGGCGCATAAAAGGAAGATTGAATATGTCTATGATAGAAGAAAAAATATCACCTATGCTGGCATCCAGCAGTGACCCTTTTGATAGCCCCGAATGGATATATGAAGTCAAATGGGATGGTTCAAGGACTATTGCTTTTATTTCAAATAAAACAAGACTTCAAGATAGAAGGCTTGTTGATATAACCCATCAGTTTCCAGATTTAGCATTACTTCATAAGCAAATAAAAGCAAAAGAAGCAATACTTGACGGTGAACTTGTAGTTTTAAAAAACGGCAAGCCCAGTTACAAAAACATTATGTCGAGAAAGCATCAACAAAATTTAGTAAAAATAAATCTTTTAAGCAAGATAATGCCCGTAATTTTCATAACATGGGATATATTATATTTAAACGGCAAATCTCTTGTAGAATTGCCACTTATAGAGAGAAAAGATATCCTTAGAAAAACAGTTAAAGAAAACGAGATCATAAAAATATCAGATTTTATATTTGAACATGGAAAAATGCTTTTTGAAGAGACAGGGAAAAAAGGACTTGAAGGAATTGTTGCCAAAAAAGCAGATTCAAAATATTTAATAGGAAAAAGGAGTAAACTCTGGCTTAAGTCAAAACATTTTATTGTAATAAATGCTGTTATTATAGGGTACAGAACTGACAAAACAGCCCTCATACTGGGGCTTTACGATGAGGAAAATAATTTAATAAACATAGGAAGTTGTGAATCAGGCCTATCCCAGAAGGAATTAAAAGCATTCTATGAAGTTGCCAAGGAGATAAAAGCCCCAGATAATTATTATAA
The sequence above is a segment of the Thermoanaerobacter ethanolicus JW 200 genome. Coding sequences within it:
- the alr gene encoding alanine racemase, which translates into the protein MFDNIRPTRAEIYLDNIVHNLSEVKRWVGKKVKIMGVVKANAYGHGACQVAKVLIENGVSYLAVATIEEALELRECGINIPILVIGYTPLTQAKELIVHNITQTVFDINYVKDLERIALNVGKKAKVHVKIDTGMGRIGYTDLKVAEKEIEKMMEMEGVEVEGIFSHFATSDEKNKTYAEKQFDVFKKLLERLKEKRINIPLKHIANSGAIIDLKYTYLDMVRPGIVLYGSYPSEEVERPLDLKQTMGFKTKIVHIKEVPEGTSISYGRTFITKRKSKIATLPVGYADGFNRLLSNNHHVLVKGKYAPVIGRICMDQTMIDVTDIEGVELGDDVVIFGNQEGEKITADEIAKKLNTIPYEVYCGISRRVPRIYIYKGEVVEVKN
- a CDS encoding LolA family protein, which translates into the protein MLKKSFFVIVFVLIFLLSGCGVKTKKVKDPFISIKEQLDKLESYTATAIVELYNNKIDNKFAVVQFYKKGKFRLEVLKENGSPDKIIVYDGKRSYVYFAKVNQVFVAENTEEIPLYSMITSFIKNYINSGGEIEKREMDKFYLITVPILDKNIFMYKEQMAFSKEDLTPKELTIFDINNEIFSKITYKDYKYNPEINDKLFTKDSVTTLAGNLLDSPVIEIDAKEVYKYCGINPVMPVYLPQGFKLLNVLVNVNKNNGVTFVYTSGGDLIEIFETVVDQNEIVNEKGFLLSEGVYYKEKDNGEKEYTTMVNGMQVKITVTGDLNEEEILKVIKSLR
- a CDS encoding peroxiredoxin; translated protein: METEAIESIPRTCLPQIGAPAPDFKANSTFGPIKLSDYRGKWIVLFSHPGDFTPVCTTEFIAFTQVYTSFVERNVQLIGLSIDSNPSHLAWVQNIYKNTGIEIPFPIIEDKDMKIAKLYGMISPAESSTSTVRAVFVIDDKQILRLILYYPLEIGRNIQEIIRIIDALQTVDKYKVLAPANWYPGMPVIVPPPKTYAELKERVKNIEGYNCTDWYLCYKKV
- a CDS encoding DUF6514 family protein, encoding MYYRKVSEYISTREEERRNITTHYTVVMSEISVFNGKEEVKLPSYGIKILQEIFDGEKEKIEIIEEKVTNISPYFEKVDKLAQFFKEMTVSPVHLYEVIDDMCEDYISDYDRQAKLCKVAI
- the hcp gene encoding hydroxylamine reductase; the protein is MSMFCYQCQEASQGIGCTVRGVCGKTYDVANLQDLLIFTLKGISFLNLKAREAGVNKEKTDRFLFEGLFSTITNVNFDRNFFINKIKEAVALREEIKEDLKKAGIEVDESCEAINWVYDTDEDIEAIAAEVGVLSTKDEDIRSLRELITYGVKGMAAYAYHAYQLGYKDDNIFRFMEKALAKVLDDSLTADDYVALALEAGKYGVDTMALLDKANTSTYGHPEITKVNIGVRNNPGILISGHDLKDLEQLLEQTAGTGVDVYTHGEMLPAHYYPAFKKYPHFVGNYGNAWWQQDKEFELFNGPILMTTNCLVPPKDSYKDRVYTTGVVGFEGVKYIPEGPDGKKDFSEIIEHAKRCKPPVEIERGEIIGGFAHNQVLELADKIVEAVKTGAIKRFFVMAGCDGRMKSRTYYTEFAKALPKDTVILTAGCAKYRYNKLNLGDINGIPRVLDAGQCNDSYSLAVIAMKLKEVFGLNDINKLPISYNIAWYEQKAVIVLLALLYLGVKNIHLGPTLPAFLSPNVTKVLVDKFGIGGITNVEDDMKMFMGE
- the ytaF gene encoding sporulation membrane protein YtaF — its product is MDREECEHMKWLIILGFAISSSIDNFGVGISYGIRNIRISLFCNTIIAVIAFLFSISGIVFGKWLNSILPGSLPIFVGAFLLFIIGLRIILLAVPRKSSSQNTQQVSSKTTSIKGILENPEIVDLDKSGEISLLEAILLGIALSANALTNGLGAGLLGFSPFAISFTTAIGSLVSVWAGVQFGTKVANIRIGSFTIGQFGTIISGVILLIIAYKALF
- the acpS gene encoding holo-ACP synthase, encoding MELFVGTDIVEVERIKKAFDANSKFLERLFTQKEIEYFNSKRMKLPHIAGFFSAKESISKVLGTGISGFSWKDIEICHDEKGAPAVILKGKAKNIADKKGIRDIKLSISHTKTYAISCAIAIGGEKNDSADIKTDERS
- a CDS encoding DUF503 domain-containing protein — its product is MIVSYCKIYLRANWVHSLKEKRMIVRSIVGKVKSHYNVSICEIENQDLHKSIVIGFSVCGSDAVLTNKIVQEVVDYIEENTDAYIEMDTINV
- a CDS encoding NAD(P)H-hydrate dehydratase, encoding MIVLTSKQMRGVEKIAIEKIGIPSIGLMENAGRETALEVKKILEEENLNSVIVISGKGNNGGDGYVVARNLHNWGVDVKVFLTTSLGAISGDAKVNLDAILNMGIYVAEITQREHLKFLEKTIKDSDVIVDAIYGIGLKGEISGITKEIIEMINQANKIVVSVDIPSGLNADTGKVEGCAVRATKTVTMQFLKPGLLVYPGADYAGEVRVAEIGIPYRLAAEVGYNYNLVTSEDVKLPKRHGNTHKGDYGKALIIAGSKNMTGAAYLSAKSAIKAGCGLVKLAVPQSVQSVIQGGLYEVITYGLEEQNGILSHNALSSVLELIEESDVIAIGPGLTHDRDISQLVYDIVKNTDKPVVLDADALNALVGRLEVIQGKKIILTPHYGEMSRLTGLEIDEIKNNLFEVAKTFIDRYKVTLVLKGAKTVIATKEGSIYINSTGNPGMATAGSGDVLTGMITAFLAQGFSEEKAAIYGVFYHGKAGDIAKEYVGEYGMTAMDILENIPEALKCGL
- a CDS encoding helix-turn-helix domain-containing protein, with translation MDTIGERIKYARKKNNLTITALSKLTGLSVGNLSDLENNKSMPSSNALIKLKNALNVSIDWLLTGQQIEYVKEEEEKYLSREEFESISEKDKIIFKAFETLPEERKRDIEGYIKVSLNTTDLEEFIKKEKKV
- a CDS encoding helix-turn-helix domain-containing protein; translation: MKKRKLTDFGKLVNDRLAELNMTQKELSRLIGTSEPYLSMILHGERSGKKYMDKIKEILKL